A genomic region of Lodderomyces elongisporus chromosome 5, complete sequence contains the following coding sequences:
- a CDS encoding uncharacterized protein (BUSCO:EOG09261G4Z), whose translation MSSGRAGLPHAVDVPVTDMDDPEDDVIFNTKHSAQSTLPPDYDRNQNLNQHDVLRNLDYETSDSTPQNTSVFDKVKSLFVSSANTANNTYEMLSRSDSAETPDQDWLDDHDFIEPPIDLRDRRLKLLEKKVKNRTIVGGITLIMVVLVFLVLYLTKKQNLPINSQSSSGVVKTVYSNSTHNFYKTTIVVSLDGFHPHYISKEDTPNLHEMLINDYGAPYMEPSFPSSTFPNHWTLVTGLFPSEHGIVGNTFWDPKLKKEFVNTDPKRGGLDPDFWRGGGEPIWQTAKSQGVKSAVHMWPGSEVPHVGPEFDFDKFNGSEVLSAKVDRVMQWLDRDIKSRPELILTYVPTVDTYGHQFGISGPNLTESLTYVDSFVALMNAEIKKRNLENIINLIVVSDHGMAPTSKDRVLYLDDLVDLDEIEHIDGWPLFGLRPKGDLNETYNIIKANFEKLDAKLTQNYHLYKVEEFPKRFQFGGQLRDHRFNYRLAPIWLVPDVGYSITTHQQMKDNGFEYKPKGVHGYDNSHLLMRAIFLGKGPYFEEKLSKSKKIQPFANTEVYNIICDTLDLSPAPNNGSIPTKAIFSNILPETWSDDLTFPNLPFEVDHIVRNNATYDFLWRSGRIENPEDNDKGNEDSPPSPTPSSVTISYGSSALDVPTSLRTVTTENETNKATSTAHAGLGDIFEDILDGIEDGLDAIGDKIHGFIDDTFGEE comes from the coding sequence ATGTCGTCAGGCCGAGCAGGTTTACCCCATGCAGTGGATGTGCCTGTGACTGATATGGATGACCCAGAAGATGATGTTATATTCAACACCAAACATCTGGCTCAGAGTACTCTACCTCCTGACTATGATCGCAATCAAAATTTGAACCAACATGATGTTCTTAGAAATTTAGATTACGAGACAAGTGACTCAACTCCACAAAATACAAGTGTTTTTGATAAGGTCAAATCACTATTTGTTAGCAGTGCAAATACGGCAAATAATACATATGAGATGTTGCTGCGGTCAGACTCTGCAGAGACACCCGACCAAGATTGGCTAGATGACCATGACTTTATTGAGCCGCCTATAGATTTAAGAGATAGAAGGTTAAaacttttggaaaagaaagtgaaaaatCGAACAATTGTTGGAGGTATAACTTTAATTATGGTGGTTTTGGTGTTTCTAGTGCTATATCTAACAAAGAAGCAGAATCTTCCAATAAATTCACAGCTGTCAAGTGGAGTTGTAAAGACGGTTTACTCCAATTCGACACACAATTTTTACAAGACTACAATTGTTGTATCTTTAGATGGGTTCCACCCCCATTATATTAGCAAAGAGGATACACCCAATCTTCATGAAATGCTCATAAATGATTATGGTGCACCCTACATGGAACCGAGTTTTCCTTCTCTGACGTTTCCCAACCATTGGACTTTGGTCACTGGGCTTTTTCCATCGGAGCACGGTATTGTGGGGAACACGTTTTGGGACCCCAAGTTGAAAAAGGAGTTTGTCAATACAGATCCAAAGAGGGGAGGATTGGATCCAGATTTTTGGCGCGGTGGCGGTGAGCCCATATGGCAAACTGCAAAACTGCAAGGAGTCAAGTCAGCAGTACATATGTGGCCCGGCTCAGAGGTGCCTCACGTTGGGCCcgaatttgattttgataaatTCAACGGATCTGAAGTCTTGTCTGCAAAAGTAGACCGAGTAATGCAATGGCTAGATCGTGATATCAAGAGCCGTCCAGAATTGATCTTGACATATGTTCCCACTGTGGACACTTATGGACACCAATTTGGTATATCTGGACCCAACTTAACTGAGAGCTTGACGTATGTTGATAGTTTCGTTGCATTGATGAATGCAgaaattaagaaaagaaacctTGAGAATATCATAAACTTGATTGTTGTTAGTGATCATGGTATGGCTCCCACATCGAAAGATAGAGTCTTGTACCTTGATGACTTGGTTGATcttgatgaaattgaacaCATTGATGGCTGGCCATTGTTTGGTTTAAGACCAAAGGGAGACTTGAATGAAACCTACAATATCATTAAAGCCAACTTTGAGAAATTGGATGCAAAGTTGACGCAGAACTATCATTTATACAAAGTCGAAGAGTTTCCTAAACGATTTCAATTTGGTGGTCAATTGCGAGACCACAGGTTTAATTATAGGTTGGCACCCATATGGCTAGTTCCGGATGTTGGATATTCAATAACAACACACCAGCAAATGAAAGATAATGGTTTTGAATACAAACCAAAAGGTGTTCATGGGTACGACAACTCGCACTTGTTGATGAGAGCAATTTTCTTAGGTAAAGGTCCCtactttgaagaaaaattgtcaaagtctaaaaaaatacaaccTTTTGCAAACACAGAAGTATACAACATCATTTGTGACACTCTAGACTTGTCGCCTGCACCAAACAATGGGTCAATACCTACAAAAGCAATATTTAGCAACATTTTGCCTGAGACGTGGAGTGATGACCTCACATTCCCCAATTTGCCTTTTGAAGTTGATCATATTGTGCGCAATAATGCGACATATGACTTTTTATGGAGGCTGGGTCGAATCGAAAACCCGGAAGATAATGACAAAGGAAATGAAGACTCACCACCGTCACCAACACCATCACTGGTCACGATTTCATATGGCAGCAGCGCTTTGGATGTACCCACCTCTTTAAGGACTGTTACAACAGAAAATGAAACTAACAAAGCTACAAGTACTGCACATGCAGGCTTAGGTGATATATTTGAGGATATTTTGGATGGAATTGAGGATGGTCTAGATGCTATTGGTGATAAGATACATGGATTTATTGATGACACTTTCGGGGAAGAGTAA
- the ALG1 gene encoding mannosyltransferase (CAZy:GT33; BUSCO:EOG09262Z2S) — MVDIIKYQGFDHLWQYSGPWLYYLLALYISLPVLAYKVLPLLFHTRRNRSRKTILIFVMGDLGHSPRMCYHALSFSKLEYSVSLCGYIESQPNYEIIDDVNIDLRPITVVKNEKDSPFLLFAMRKILVQIQDISKILWSHREDADYVMIQNPPSIPILLVVILFKLFISRHLKIIIDWHNLNYTILNLRYNNLHHPLVRITKAYEQVLARFASLNITVTKKMKSFLVDEFALEKSKIVTLYDRPGKQFQPLNEVKESGLYRKHEIFNEIKGIENYKVLVSSTSFTPDEDFNILLEALKSYEKESNTPPLLLIITGKGPLKNEFLNKVQDFKFSEKVVIKTAWLSSEDYPKILASADLGVSLHTSSSGIDLPMKIVDFFGCGIPVVSLDFPAIGELVKEGKNGVIVKTSKELGKAISNIFTNETSFRQLKAGAMEESRYRWDENWTSTLRPRFEVQ, encoded by the coding sequence ATGGTCGATATAATCAAATATCAAGGGTTTGATCATCTTTGGCAGTATTCAGGTCCATGGCTCTACTATTTATTAGCACTTTATATAAGTTTGCCAGTGTTGGCATACAAGGTCCTTCCACTTTTGTTCCatacaagaagaaatagGTCTCGCAAAACCATATTGATATTTGTTATGGGTGATTTGGGCCATTCCCCAAGAATGTGTTATCACGCCCTTTCATTTAGCAAACTCGAGTATAGCGTGAGTCTATGTGGCTATATCGAATCACAACCCAATTACgaaattattgatgatgtcAATATAGATCTACGCCCAATTACTGTGGTtaagaatgaaaaagatagtccctttttattatttgcAATGAGAAAAATATTGGTGCAAATACAAGACATTAGCAAAATACTTTGGAGCCATCGAGAGGATGCAGATTACGTGATGATTCAAAATCCACCTAGTATTCCAATTTTGCTTGTTGTAATATTGTTTAAACTTTTCATTAGCAGgcatttgaaaataatcATTGATTGGCACAATCTAAACTATACCATCTTGAACTTGAGATACAACAACCTCCATCACCCCTTGGTGAGAATTACCAAAGCTTACGAACAAGTTTTGGCTCGCTTTGCAAGCCTCAACATTACCGTAAccaagaaaatgaaatcttttttggttgacGAATTCGCATTGGAAAAATCCAAGATTGTAACACTTTATGACCGACCTGGTAAACAATTTCAACCACTAAATGAAGTGAAGGAAAGCGGATTGTACCGCAAGCATGAAATATTCAATGAAATAAAAGGTATCGAAAACTACAAAGTGCTTGTAAGTTCCACGTCATTCACTCCTGACGAAGACTTTAATATACTTTTAGAGGCGTTAAAAAGTTATGAAAAAGAGTCGAACACGCCACCATTACTACTAATCATTACTGGAAAGGGACCATTGAAAAATGAGTTTTTAAACAAAGTTCAAGATTTCAAATTCTCAGAAAAAGTTGTAATCAAGACTGCATGGCTTTCTTCTGAGGACTATCCCAAGATATTGGCGAGTGCAGATTTGGGTGTTTCACTTCACACGTCTTCAAGCGGGATAGATTTGCCTATGaagattgttgattttttcgGTTGTGGGATCCCAGTAGTTTCATTGGATTTCCCAGCTATTGGCGAATTGGTAAAGGAAGGGAAAAATGGGGTAATTGTCAAAACTTCAAAAGAGCTCGGAAAAGCAATTAGCAACATTTTCACCAATGAGACTAGTTTTAGACAATTGAAAGCAGGCGCTATGGAAGAGAGTAGATATAGATGGGATGAAAACTGGACGCTGACCTTGCGACCCAGGTTCGAGGTACAATAA
- the HOS1 gene encoding histone deacetylase hos1: MRDQVILVDVDILTELADKLPSNHGRSSLVQELIRVYALHKYCQIIDVVAPVDKRVLTQYHDADFINHIFAPRLDIDKQDEHYNSLSKRLDSTFPFDKECLIPQDQTEEELVSLDENYGLTHDCYVFPFMRHYVALTAASTIELATHIARMVVNSRDSDDLHIRPIGINWYGGRHHCHRAKCSGFCYINDVVLGINALRKLTSATVFYLDLDLHHGDGISQAFQYSKKVTTCSIHRFDVGFFPGTGDVRASVNGDYNIPTKRGLNDESLRWIVENIVQPLIQKHQPQYLFIQCGCDGLSTDPHKEWNLTICGYAKVIKSLLDAIRIPVILLGGGGYNFTEAAKFWTYLTALVTEIPISDTLDDIPEHKCLDSYENDGYRFWTDRNTQRGKMNDENDPRYLESIRDHLLNL, translated from the coding sequence ATGAGGGATCAGGTAATTTTGGTAGATGTGGACATTCTCACTGAACTCGCTGACAAATTACCCTCTAATCATGGACGACTGTCTCTTGTACAGGAATTAATTAGGGTATATGCCTTGCACAAATACTGTCAAATTATTGATGTTGTGGCACCTGTCGATAAACGTGTCCTCACTCAATACCACGATGCCGATTTCATAAATCACATTTTTGCTCCAAGATTGGACATTGATAAGCAAGATGAACATTACAATCTGCTTTCAAAACGTTTGGATTctacttttccttttgacAAAGAGTGTTTGATACCGCAAGATCAAACGGAGGAAGAGTTAGTGTCTTTGGATGAGAATTATGGATTAACACACGATTGTTATGTATTTCCATTCATGCGCCATTACGTTGCACTCACAGCTGCTTCAACAATTGAATTAGCCACTCATATAGCAAGAATGGTCGTCAATTCTCGAGATTCGGATGATTTACATATCAGGCCTATTGGTATTAATTGGTATGGTGGTCGACACCATTGCCATCGGGCAAAATGCTCTGGTTTTTGTTATATAAATGATGTTGTGCTTGGTATAAATGCATTACGCAAATTGACTTCTGCCACAGTTTTTTACCTCGATTTGGATCTTCATCATGGCGATGGTATTAGTCAGGCTTTTCAATATTCTAAAAAAGTGACAACTTGTTCGATACATAGGTTTGATGTGGGGTTTTTTCCTGGAACTGGCGATGTGAGAGCTTCTGTAAATGGCGACTACAATATACCAACGAAAAGAGGTTTAAACGACGAATCATTGCGGTGGATAGTTGAAAATATTGTGCAGCCATTAATTCAAAAACATCAACCACAATATCTATTTATTCAATGTGGGTGCGATGGATTAAGCACAGATCCACATAAAGAGTGGAATTTAACTATTTGTGGATACGCAAAAGTTATAAAGCTGCTTTTGGATGCAATAAGAATACCAGTGATTTTGTTAGGAGGTGGCGGCTACAATTTCACAGAAGCTGCAAAGTTTTGGACCTATCTTACAGCTTTGGTGACCGAAATTCCAATAAGTGATACTTTAGATGATATCCCTGAACACAAATGTCTAGACAGTTATGAGAATGATGGCTACCGATTCTGGACTGACAGAAACACTCAACGGGGGAAAAtgaatgatgaaaatgaccCAAGGTATCTTGAGTCTATTCGAGATCATCTATTAAACTTatag